The window CGAGAGAAAGCCACCGGTCACATTCGGTGTGTGGAATCTCTCGGGTTTTTTTGTTGCTAAAGGAAGCACTGATAAATTCAGCACCGCCATCTTGACGCATCTTTTTTGCCCGCACTGTGTCGACAAATCCTCCACATAGCCCCTGCTATGCGTCCGGTTTGCCTCCTTGTTCGGACGAAAAAATCTACGCCAATCTGACGGACTTCATTTTATCAGCGATTCCTAAAATTTCCAACATTAATGATCTCAAAGATGCAGGAAAAAGCTCTGGAATTGTGCAATATTTCGAGAATATTTAGAGCTAAAGTCCCGGAAAACTGCCGTTTTCAGCGTTTTCTGGGACTTTAGAACCTGTAGTAAATGACAGCTATACAAGTTCGTGAATCTTTAGTAAAATAGTGACAGGAGAATGCATGCACAAGTGTTCATTTCTGGACACTGTGCGGTGAATGGCGTTCGTTTCTTTGGAAAGGGACGCAGGACGGAGGGAGCGTGGATGCAGCGTGTCTGCGCTTCCTCGGGAACAAGGAGGTAGAACATCATGAAACAAGCAGCAGGCAAACACTTGCGGCTCGCCATCGCCTATGCGCTCTTTGCGGGGGCGCTCGCCGCGCCGTTTGCGGCATCGCCGGCGTATGCGCTGCCCGTGGAGGGGGCGAATGCGGCGGCGAATGCGGCGGAGGCGACGATCACGCAGAGCGGCACTGTCATGGACATCAATGGCAAGACACTGAACAACATCCTCCGGTGGGAGGACTTCTCCATCGACGCGGGGGAGAAGGTGCGCTTTGACAGCGGCGCACAGGCGAAGGACTATCTGAACTTCGTCACGAGCGAGGCGATGTCGCGCATCTACGGCACGATCGAGGGCGGCAATAATGTCTACCTCGTGAACCCGCACGGCATCCTCTTTGCCGAGAGCGCGCAGGTCAATACGGGCGCACTTTACCTGTCGACGGCACTGAGTATAGATGTCGATACATCTGTCTTCCGGGGGGGGGGGACAACCCTCTCTGCGGCAAAGGACAGTATGGCGATGTGCTGAATCTCGGCACGGTCAAGGCGAACAGCCTCTACATCGAGGGGAAAAACGTCACCGTCCTCGATACGGATAACGTGACAGACGCATTCGAAACGCCGCTCACAGGGAGCGCGGTCACGATCAAGAGCAAAAAGACGCCAGTGATTGGCTATGAGGTCGACAACAAGAGCAACATCGCGTTTAACGAGAACGGCGTGAGTGTATATCATTCTGTCCATGAATATGCGTCAACCGATCCGACGGGCCTTAGCCGCTCCGCGACGGCACGCCACTGGGTCGTACAGAACCTGAGCGGCGCGAACCACGCGAATTATGATTTTATGCTGGTGCGCAATGTCTACGACCTCCAGCATATCGACGCGAACTTGAAGGGCTCGTATATGCTGAAAAACGATATCGACGCGGGTGTGACGCGGACGAACCTCTGGAACGACGGCAAGGGATTCAAACCGCTCAGGAATTTTCATACCAAGTTCGACGGCGCCGGTCATACGATCAAAAACCTCTATATCAATCGCCCGACGGGGTATAAGGTCGGGCTGTTCGAGACAATGACGATTGGAATAGACCAAGATGCGTATATTGGCAATCTCACCCTTGAGGGCGGAAGCATACGGGGAGATAAAGTGGTCGGCGGCATCGTAGGCCACTTTGGGGGCGGCGCGCTGAGAAATATTCGGAACTTCAATGAGGTCAAGGGAACGAAGCTGGTCGGCGGCATCGCAGGCGCGATGGAAGGGGAGAAATCGACGTACGGGCAAATTCCCAGGCACGTTCGGATGGACAATGTATATAACGGAGGTGTGGTCGGGGAATTCGGCGTCTCGGACAAGGTCGGCGGCATTGTGGGGGGGCTCAATTTTGGAACCATCCAAAGTGCGGCAAATGAGGGGGCTGTTCGTGGCAAGAACATGGTCGGCGGCATCGTAGGCTACTTTCAGAAGGACGAGAACAGGCTGGAGAATGTCTACAATACCGGCGAGATTCGAGGGAAGAATATCGTCGGCGGACTCGTCGGACGTATCACCCAACACGGCTACATTACGAACGCCTACAATGCGAATAAGGTCTACGCCGACGCAGCCGGCGGCTATGTGGCGGGACAGCTGGATATTCAACACGGCTCGAAGACGCCCTTCAGAAATTTGGATTGGGTGAACTTTCACGACGGCACGCAGGCGATCGGCGAAAATGTAAACGGGGGCATTTTCCATGACAACGGGGTAGGAGGGGAGCATAGCCTGGCGGAGATGAAGGACTACTTTTCTCACTTTCTCTATTGGGAAAACGAAGAGGGGCGTCAGATCGTCGCGAGGAAGGGCGGCACGGAGATGCCGTGGCGCATCTACGAGGGGCTTACGATGCCGCTGTTGACGGGGCTGATGCAGGGCGCGAAGACCGTCGGCAAGGTCTACGACGGCACGCCCGGGACAGGTAACCCGCACGTCTTCCTGTCGGCCCCCGGGAAGAACGCGGGCGACTACGAGGTCTACGGCGACCAGCTCGGCTATGACATCGTCGGTCGATATGTCATCCGCCCGAAGGCGCTGACGGCTGCCGCTGCGGGCAGCCCGAACTTTACCAAGGTCTACGACGGCACGACGGACGTCAAGCAGTACCCTGAGCTGACGCACTACACGCTGACGGGGCTTGTCGCGGGCGACAGCGTGGGACTCACCGTCACCGAAGGCATCTACGCCGACAAGAACGCGGGCACGGGCAAGGCCGTGACCTTCACGGGGCTGTCGCTGACGGGGGCGGATGCGAAGAACTACAGGCTCGCGGGCGACACGCTCACCTATTCCAGTGCGGGCGAGATCACGAAGAAGCCGCTGACGATGGAGAAGGTCGCGGGCGCGGCGTTCACAAAGGAATACGACGGTACGAAGACTGTCGCCGAAGCCCTGCAGAGAGATGTCAACTACACGCTTACGGGTGTCGTCGTGGGCGAGGGCGCGGATGTCGTCTCGCTGGCTGCTGGTGCAAGCGGCACCTACGCGACGAAGAATGCCCAAGCCGACGGCGCGAAGCAGAACGTCACCTTCACGGGTCTGACGCTGACGGGTTCGGGCGCGGGGAACTATACGATTGCGGGGAGTAAGACCCTCACGAACGCGGGTGTCATCCGTCCGAAGGACATCACCATCAAGGAGAATGACATCTCTTACCTCTACTATGATTCCACCTTCCAAATTCAAAAAGAGTATGACGGTACGGCGGATACCTCCTATACCCCCATCAGGGGGCGGCACTACGACCTGGAGGGCGTTGTCTCAGGGGAGCAGCTCGATGTGCACGTCGGCAAGGGGGCGTACGCGGACAAGAACGCGGGGGAGCGGAAGACCGTTACGTTCAGCAACCTCAGTCTGTATGACGTGAACGGCGTAAACGCAGAGAAGAACTATCGCCTCGCGACGTCCTCATTTACGTCGAACCTCGGCAAAATCAGCCAGAAAAGAGTAGAGGTGCAGGTTCTGCCGGGCGTGCGCTTCGACAAGGAGTATGACGGCACGTTCGATGTCACGCGAAAGGCGGTCAGAGGCGCGGACTATAAGATCCTCGGTGTCGTGGCGGGAGACGAAAACGACCTTGACATCACCTACAACTTCTCCCTGTATCAAAACGGCAACAATGCCGGGGGAGACAGGCCGGTGAGCTTCCAAGACATGCATCTGGCGGGGTCTGCCAAGGACAACTACTATATGGACATGCTGAATTTCAACGCCATCGGGAAGATCACTCCGAAAACCCTGACGATGGAGCAGGTCGCGGGCACGGAGTTCACGAAGACCTACGACGGCACGACCGCCGTCACGCAGACTCTGCAGCGTGATGTCAACTACAAGCTCACGGGCGTCGTCACGAACGTCGTCACGGGCGAGGAGGATATCGTCTCCATCGACACCACATCCGCAGTCGGCGCGTACCAGACGAAGAATGCCCAAGCCGACGGCACAAAGCAGAACGTCAGCTTCACCGGCATTACGTTGACGGGTTCGGGCGCGGGCAACTATACCATCGCCCCGACCATGACGATTGCAAACGCGGGCGTCATCACGCCGAAAGCCCTCACCTTCGCCCTCATCAGCGGCGTACACCTCGACAAGGTCTACGACGGCAACGCCAACGTCACGCATCCGCTCGTGCGCGACACAGACTACACCCTCGATGGCTTCGTCGGCAGCGAGGGGACGGGTATCATCCTCGATGTGGGCGCGGGAAAATACGCCGACAAGAACGTCGGCGTCGACAAGGTCGTCACGTTCAGCGGCAGGACGCTCACCGGCTCCGGCGCGGAGAACTACACCATCACCCCGGTGACCACCGTCGGCACCATCACGCCGAAGCCGCTGGCGGCAGGACTTGTCGGCTCCTTCGACAAGACGTACGACGGAAATGCAAACGTCACACAGTCATTGGCTCCGGGCACGAACTATCTGCTGATGGGCAGTATCGCGGGCGATGCGCTCACGCTTACGGGCACGGGCAGCTATGCCGACAAGAACGCGGGCACGGGCAAGCCCGTGACCTTCACGGGACTGACGCTGACGGGCGCCGACGCGGGCAACTACACGCTCACCACGGCGACCCTCACGGGTGGGGGCACGATCGCGCCGAAAGCCCTGACCATGGAAAAGGTGGCGGGCGCATACTTCACTAAAGTCTACGACGGCAATACAAACGTCACGCAGACCTTGCAGCGCGGCGTCAACTACACCCTCACGGGCGTCATCGAGGGCGAGGACGACACCGTCGTCTCCATCGACACCACATTGGCGCACGGAGCATATCAGACGAAGGACGCACAGGCGGGCGATGCCATGCAGGACGTCGACTTCACCGGCATCACCCTCACCGGCACGGGCGCAGGGAACTACACCCTCGCTCCCACCATGACCATCGCTGGCGCAGGAAAGATCACACCGAAGGAGCTGAATGTCGACCTCGCCTCGGGCGTACACTTCGACAAGACGTATGACGGCGATGCAAACGTCACGCAGACGCTCTCGAAGGGCACGAACTACACGCTGACGAACTTTGTCGCGGGCGAGGGCGCAGGCATCACGCTCGACGAAACGGTACGCGGACAGTACGCGGACAAGAACGCGGGCGCAGATAAGGCGGTTGCGTTCGACGGACTCACGCTCACGGGCACGGGCGCGGGCAACTACCGACTGAATAAGACCGCGCTCACGGGTACGGGCACGATCGACCAGAGGACGCTCGGCGTCACCTTTACAACCGCGCCCGTCACCAAGGTATATGACGGCACGACGAACGCCATCACGGCACTCAGCAAGGGCGATCACTACACGCTGACAAACTTCGTCGCAGGAGAGGGGGACGGTATCGCCATCACAGGGACAGGAACCTTTGCAGATAAGAAC of the Selenomonas dianae genome contains:
- a CDS encoding two-partner secretion domain-containing protein yields the protein MKQAAGKHLRLAIAYALFAGALAAPFAASPAYALPVEGANAAANAAEATITQSGTVMDINGKTLNNILRWEDFSIDAGEKVRFDSGAQAKDYLNFVTSEAMSRIYGTIEGGNNVYLVNPHGILFAESAQVNTGALYLSTALSIDVDTSVFRGGGTTLSAAKDSMAMC
- a CDS encoding YDG domain-containing protein, with the translated sequence MLNLGTVKANSLYIEGKNVTVLDTDNVTDAFETPLTGSAVTIKSKKTPVIGYEVDNKSNIAFNENGVSVYHSVHEYASTDPTGLSRSATARHWVVQNLSGANHANYDFMLVRNVYDLQHIDANLKGSYMLKNDIDAGVTRTNLWNDGKGFKPLRNFHTKFDGAGHTIKNLYINRPTGYKVGLFETMTIGIDQDAYIGNLTLEGGSIRGDKVVGGIVGHFGGGALRNIRNFNEVKGTKLVGGIAGAMEGEKSTYGQIPRHVRMDNVYNGGVVGEFGVSDKVGGIVGGLNFGTIQSAANEGAVRGKNMVGGIVGYFQKDENRLENVYNTGEIRGKNIVGGLVGRITQHGYITNAYNANKVYADAAGGYVAGQLDIQHGSKTPFRNLDWVNFHDGTQAIGENVNGGIFHDNGVGGEHSLAEMKDYFSHFLYWENEEGRQIVARKGGTEMPWRIYEGLTMPLLTGLMQGAKTVGKVYDGTPGTGNPHVFLSAPGKNAGDYEVYGDQLGYDIVGRYVIRPKALTAAAAGSPNFTKVYDGTTDVKQYPELTHYTLTGLVAGDSVGLTVTEGIYADKNAGTGKAVTFTGLSLTGADAKNYRLAGDTLTYSSAGEITKKPLTMEKVAGAAFTKEYDGTKTVAEALQRDVNYTLTGVVVGEGADVVSLAAGASGTYATKNAQADGAKQNVTFTGLTLTGSGAGNYTIAGSKTLTNAGVIRPKDITIKENDISYLYYDSTFQIQKEYDGTADTSYTPIRGRHYDLEGVVSGEQLDVHVGKGAYADKNAGERKTVTFSNLSLYDVNGVNAEKNYRLATSSFTSNLGKISQKRVEVQVLPGVRFDKEYDGTFDVTRKAVRGADYKILGVVAGDENDLDITYNFSLYQNGNNAGGDRPVSFQDMHLAGSAKDNYYMDMLNFNAIGKITPKTLTMEQVAGTEFTKTYDGTTAVTQTLQRDVNYKLTGVVTNVVTGEEDIVSIDTTSAVGAYQTKNAQADGTKQNVSFTGITLTGSGAGNYTIAPTMTIANAGVITPKALTFALISGVHLDKVYDGNANVTHPLVRDTDYTLDGFVGSEGTGIILDVGAGKYADKNVGVDKVVTFSGRTLTGSGAENYTITPVTTVGTITPKPLAAGLVGSFDKTYDGNANVTQSLAPGTNYLLMGSIAGDALTLTGTGSYADKNAGTGKPVTFTGLTLTGADAGNYTLTTATLTGGGTIAPKALTMEKVAGAYFTKVYDGNTNVTQTLQRGVNYTLTGVIEGEDDTVVSIDTTLAHGAYQTKDAQAGDAMQDVDFTGITLTGTGAGNYTLAPTMTIAGAGKITPKELNVDLASGVHFDKTYDGDANVTQTLSKGTNYTLTNFVAGEGAGITLDETVRGQYADKNAGADKAVAFDGLTLTGTGAGNYRLNKTALTGTGTIDQRTLGVTFTTAPVTKVYDGTTNAITALSKGDHYTLTNFVAGEGDGIAITGTGTFADKNVGTKAVNFSDLTLTGEGSGNYRLAATAHTGTGTITHRDLTLTADEKSVTQGEALPAFTGRAEGFAAGEDASVFGTDSLVFTSTVADTNTLGSYAVTGRIGSIAEGLLGNYRIRQAAGNARAFTVTAMPVSGGIFASLVQDAKPVFDDGYSRIVYLFGTPRPVRALTLGLYRFDAGNGLEIQGLHL